From Mucilaginibacter gotjawali:
TTCAAGGCCTTTCAATACCGTTACCTTTTCATGGATCAGCTCAAAAAACTCCCTGATCTTTTTTAGTTTGATATAAAACAACAGCGAGCCGCCGTTCCTGCGGCTGATATTCGGGAGTTCCTTACCTAAACTTTCAAAGGTCTGGAACATAAAGGTTACGTCGCCATTGCTCATCATCGCCCAAACCAATTCAGTGCCGGCTTCGGGTACGGTCATTACCAATTGAAATCCGATAGACATGTAAAAGCTGATGGTTTCGTTCATGTCTTCAACAAAAATATTGGGGGAGAGGCTTTCCATGGGGGGAGTTGATTAAGTTAGACGTAGTTGATGGGGTTGATTAAGTTATTTTTGGTGATTCAATATTAAATATAAATTTGGTCAATTACTAACACTCAATTTCAACAATACAACATTCATTAATTCACTAATTCAATAATAAATATATGTCCCTGATAGCAGATTTTGAATCCTACCGTACCAGAATGAACGACAGGATAATGGAAACAGCCAATACCAATATCAAACGCTTTTTTGCGCTGGATACCACCACCTATGCCGAAGGTGCACTGGATGTAAAAACCAAAGAAATGCTGGGCCTGGTAGCCTCGATGGTTTTGCGTTGCGATGATTGCATTAAATACCATTTAGGCAAATGCCACGAAGCGGGGGTCAATCACGATGAAATGAATGAAGTATTTATGATCGCCAATTTGGTGGGTGGATCAATTGTGATCCCGCATTATCGTAGAGCGGTGGAATATTGGGATGAGTTGTGTTCAGTGGGCAGTTAAAAGTTGGCAGTTTGCAGGGAAGGACAGGTATTAATTTTTAATTTAGCATTTTAAGACACCGCTATGCAAACTGCAAACTCAAAACTGCAAACTCAGGAAATAAAACGTTGCACATGGCCGGGAGCAGACCCCCTCTACATGGATTACCACGATAATGAATGGGGCAAAGAGGTACATGATGATAAAAAGCTGTTTGAGTTCCTGGTATTGGAATCTGCCCAGGCAGGTTTAAGCTGGATCACTATTTTACGCCGGCGCGAGGGTTACCGCAAAGCCTATGCTGATTTTGATGTGCAGAAAGTAGCCGCATTTGATGATGAGGATGTTGCGCGTTTGTTGAATGATGAAGGGATCATCCGCAACCGCCTTAAAGTTTTGTCTTCTATAAACAACGCTAAGCTTTTTATAGAGGTTCAGAAGGAATTCGGCTCCTTTGATAAATACCTGTACAGCTTTATGCCCAATGGTAAACCCATCGTCAATTACACAACCGCTATTCCGGCAAGTACACCAATATCCGACGCCATAAGTAAGGATATGAAAAAGCGGGGCTTTAAGTTTTTTGGAACGACGATCTGTTACGCCCATATGCAGGCCACCGGTATGGTAAATGATCATTTACCGGATTGTAGTTTTAAATAGATTGACACGAATTTTCACGAAAGCCTATTTATCGGATTTATACAGAAAACGCTATAAGGTATCACGTCGCATTTGCATTTTAAACCATCAAAAAATTCGGGAAAATTCAATTTTATTCGTGTAATTCGTGTAAAATTTCATTCGTGTAGATTCGAACAAATTCGCGGGCATTCGTGCCTGATTTCATTCGTGTATATTCGAACTCATTCGTGAGCATTCGTGCAAAAAAAATTATGAAGAAACTATTTCTCCTGGATGGCATGGCCCTTATTTACCGGGCGCATTTTGCGTTGAGCAAGACCCCCCGTTTTACTTCGGGCGGTATAAACACTTCGGCGGTAATGGGTTTTACCAATACCCTGCTGGAGGTGATCAGAAAAGAAAAACCTACCCATATGGCCGTGGTTTTTGATACCGAAGCGCCTACCGAACGTCATATTGATTTTGCAGCCTACAAAGCGCACCGGGAAAGTATGCCCGAAGACCTTTCGGCGGCTTTGCCTTATATATTTAAAGTGATCCTTGGGTTTAATATCCCGGTGATCACCTCTGATGGTTACGAGGCTGACGATATTATCGGCACCCTTGCCAAAAAAGCAGAGATACAGGGCTACCAGGTATATTGCATGACACCCGATAAGGATTTCGGACAGCTGGTATCCGAAAATATTTTCATCTACAAGCCCGCACGTATGGGTAACGAGATGGAGATACTGGGCGTAAAGGAAATATTGGAGAAATGGGAGATTGAGCGCGTTGAACAGGTGATTGATATCCTTGGCCTTTGGGGCGATGCGGTCGACGGCATCCCCGGCATCCCGGGCATCGGCGAAAAAACCGCCAAGGCATTGATCAAGCAATATGGCTCAGTGGAAGAGATCATCAGCCATAGCCACGAATTAAAGGGTAAGCAACGGGAAAATGTAGAACAATTTGCGGAGCAGGGCATGATGTCAAAAAAACTGGCCACCATCAACTTAAATGTTCCGGTTGAACTGGATGAAGAGGGCCTGGCTATGGGTCCGCCAAGCAAGGACCTGCTGGAACCGTTATTTGCCGAACTTGAATTCCGCACGCTGGGCCGGCGCGTTTTCGGGGATGATTTCAGTATTACCGAAACACGGGCGGTAAGTATCCAAACAGACCTTTTTGGCCAACCCGTAGCCGATGGCCGCACCACGATGGCGGTAGAGGTACAGGATATTTATGAACCGCCTGCTGCTGCAGATGCCAAAAACATTCATAATGTTACGCAC
This genomic window contains:
- a CDS encoding carboxymuconolactone decarboxylase family protein, whose translation is MSLIADFESYRTRMNDRIMETANTNIKRFFALDTTTYAEGALDVKTKEMLGLVASMVLRCDDCIKYHLGKCHEAGVNHDEMNEVFMIANLVGGSIVIPHYRRAVEYWDELCSVGS
- a CDS encoding DNA-3-methyladenine glycosylase I; this translates as MQTANSKLQTQEIKRCTWPGADPLYMDYHDNEWGKEVHDDKKLFEFLVLESAQAGLSWITILRRREGYRKAYADFDVQKVAAFDDEDVARLLNDEGIIRNRLKVLSSINNAKLFIEVQKEFGSFDKYLYSFMPNGKPIVNYTTAIPASTPISDAISKDMKKRGFKFFGTTICYAHMQATGMVNDHLPDCSFK
- a CDS encoding VOC family protein — its product is MESLSPNIFVEDMNETISFYMSIGFQLVMTVPEAGTELVWAMMSNGDVTFMFQTFESLGKELPNISRRNGGSLLFYIKLKKIREFFELIHEKVTVLKGLETTFYGATEFSILDNNNYVLTFAEDE